The Fibrobacter sp. UWH6 genomic interval AAAGCCCGATGCCTTCAAGGACGAAGCTCGCATGGCCTGCGATGATTTTATATCGGCAGGAGGCAGACTTCATTCCTGTGAGCAGCTCCCCCTAGCACCCCACTTTACCCTAATAGTCGACTGCATGCTGGGTAACGGGGCCTCCGGAGAATTACGTCCCGCCTTCGCACAAGCGGTAAACACCATCAACAGCTGGAAAATTCCCGTATTGGCTGCAGACGCCCCTACCGGTTATGATTCCCAGCAGCACATAATGTGCGACCCCTGCATCCACGCTGCAGAAACATTGCAGTTTGGCCTCCCCCGTCTGGACGCCTACACCTCTGCAGGCGCCGCCGCTTTCGGAACCGCACTTTTGGCACAGCTCCCCTACCCCGACGAATTGATCCGCAGGGTAGACGCAGGCGTATTCCTGGCCAACGAAAGCATGATTCCCGACCTTCTGCCGGAACGCAACGAAATCGGCGACAAGCGCGCCCAGGGAACCGCCATGATTATCGCCGGTTCTTCCAATATGCCCGGCGCAGCAGCCCTTTGCACCGCATCGGCTCTTAGAAGTGGCGCAGGCCTTGTCACCTTGGCCACACCCAAGTCTAACTTGCGCACACTGCAGGCAAAGCTTAGCGAGCCCGTATTCTGCGGCCTTGGAGATGACAGTTGCGATTGTCTTTCTGTAATGCACCTGATGCACCTTCAGAGCGTCGCCTCTAGGCAGACGGCCATCGCCATCGGCCCTGGCATCGGAACCACCCAGGAAACCCAGGACGCCGTCCGTATGTTCCTGACAGGCTTAAGCACCCCGGTGGTCATTGACGCCGACGCCATTAACGCCTGCGGTTCCGCATACTTCTGCATGGAAGGCGGCCCCGCCAACGCCATCATTACGCCCCACAAGCGCGAATGGGAAC includes:
- a CDS encoding NAD(P)H-hydrate dehydratase, whose amino-acid sequence is MKLLTDFSYSECLPIVSNDAMRALDNDTKVYNTRNDFASSADASRISNTPIGAGYILMKEAAQALRDTVLDFLKKKKMHKSVAVFIGGGNNGGDGLVLAKLLIEDGIPCTVYSLAKPDAFKDEARMACDDFISAGGRLHSCEQLPLAPHFTLIVDCMLGNGASGELRPAFAQAVNTINSWKIPVLAADAPTGYDSQQHIMCDPCIHAAETLQFGLPRLDAYTSAGAAAFGTALLAQLPYPDELIRRVDAGVFLANESMIPDLLPERNEIGDKRAQGTAMIIAGSSNMPGAAALCTASALRSGAGLVTLATPKSNLRTLQAKLSEPVFCGLGDDSCDCLSVMHLMHLQSVASRQTAIAIGPGIGTTQETQDAVRMFLTGLSTPVVIDADAINACGSAYFCMEGGPANAIITPHKREWERNFGPLPTNESYYPEYLRHFAMQFQLTIVLKGSPIYVALPDGRVYVIPARNSGLAKGGSGDVLTGVIVSLLSQGMPTGEAAVLGVLIHQKAGRLTREELGPFSMLPSDVIKNLYRAFC